The bacterium genome includes a window with the following:
- a CDS encoding glycosyltransferase family 4 protein — protein sequence MRLLIIASEVPYPPTDSNRAVVFNLLRYFRDRHDVTMLAMTVGDAPEDVAVVREMVKELVLVEHEISKTPFRRLWSMLTIWPFGVLLYRNRNFASALERLLRRKRFDVIIGGHINMAQYTLEVKHTPKIIAPLDAISLYYKRRLGLPLDPASFVYCLLQYWKVRRYERRTYPRYDACVLVARRDAEVIRELCPGLPIYFAPSGTDIPSDKDVPKEPASIAFSGVMDYPPNVDAAAYFANEIFPLVRREVPEAKFHVVGKNPNAEARSLGRRDGVVVTGAVPDVKEYLRRVQVYVCPVRLGAGMKMKVLEAMAVSLPVVSTTRGAEGMDFVAGREFIAADEPGEFAAAVVRLLGDENLRGEYGRWGRRAVERSYTWEAHARAWEEVINSVAAVKRY from the coding sequence CGACGTTACGATGCTGGCTATGACGGTGGGCGACGCGCCGGAGGACGTCGCCGTCGTCCGCGAGATGGTTAAGGAGTTAGTGCTCGTAGAGCACGAAATTTCGAAGACGCCGTTCCGACGATTGTGGAGCATGTTAACCATTTGGCCCTTCGGCGTACTGTTGTACCGCAACCGTAATTTCGCCTCGGCCTTGGAACGGTTGCTCCGACGTAAACGCTTCGACGTTATTATAGGGGGCCACATCAATATGGCCCAGTATACGCTCGAGGTAAAACACACGCCCAAAATTATCGCGCCGTTGGACGCGATCTCGCTATATTATAAACGTCGGCTCGGCTTACCCCTCGACCCGGCGTCGTTCGTCTACTGCCTACTGCAATATTGGAAGGTCCGGCGCTACGAGAGGCGAACCTACCCTCGGTACGACGCCTGCGTGTTGGTGGCGCGTCGCGACGCCGAGGTTATCCGCGAGCTATGCCCCGGCCTCCCCATTTACTTCGCCCCCTCGGGCACCGATATTCCATCCGACAAAGACGTACCGAAAGAGCCTGCCTCCATCGCGTTCTCGGGCGTTATGGATTATCCCCCCAACGTCGACGCGGCGGCGTATTTCGCGAACGAGATATTCCCGTTGGTGCGGCGAGAAGTCCCGGAAGCGAAATTTCACGTGGTGGGCAAAAACCCGAACGCCGAAGCCCGGTCGTTGGGCCGGCGCGACGGCGTCGTCGTCACCGGGGCCGTACCGGACGTCAAGGAGTACTTGAGGCGGGTGCAAGTTTACGTATGTCCCGTGCGGCTCGGCGCCGGGATGAAGATGAAGGTGTTGGAGGCGATGGCGGTATCGCTGCCGGTGGTTTCTACTACCCGCGGCGCGGAGGGTATGGACTTCGTCGCCGGGCGGGAGTTCATCGCCGCCGACGAGCCGGGCGAATTCGCCGCGGCGGTCGTCCGCCTTCTGGGCGACGAGAATTTGCGCGGAGAATACGGCCGGTGGGGCCGCCGGGCGGTGGAACGCAGCTATACGTGGGAAGCCCACGCCCGGGCGTGGGAAGAGGTAATAAATTCGGTCGCCGCCGTGAAGAGGTACTAG